The sequence AGCAGAATAGGACCAGCGACCGCGTCAAAAGCTTTTGCAATGTCCAAAAATAcagctaaaattttatttttcttatttagttttgtaacaatatGATCAGTTAATTGATGAACTGCGTCGCTTGTTGATGAACCCGGTCTGAATCCAAACTGTGAGCTGGAGAGTAGGTTATTACTTTCTAAATAATCGATGAGGCGTTTGTTTATCAATTTCTCAATGATTTTGGATAGGGTAGATAGTTTAGAAATAGGTCGGTAGTTACCGACACAATCTCTATTACCACCTTTAAAAACCGGAATTACTTCAGCTAGCTTGAATAGGTCCGGAAAGATCCCTGTAGAaagaatcaaattaaatatatatgtaagtggAGGGACTAAGATTTCATGATAACGTTTGAGAAAGGCTCCAGAAATATTATCTCTGCCCGCAGCACCGTCCTTCTTCAGTTGCAAGATAAGAGATTGAACTTCAACTTCATCAGTAGGTAGCATGACGAATGAGGACAGTGTAGGATTGATTGATGGTTTTTTATAAGAGCTATTAGAATATGATTTTTCGGCAATATCTTTCCCGAtagaaacgaaatatttattaatgttgttGACTGAGACCATCGGGTCCAGTGGAGAGACCAATTCAAGTGCAGTGCTAGTTGTATTGTTAGAGTAGGTTAGTTGTTTGATAGTGTCCCAGAGAACTTTTGTATTAGTCTTAGCAGCTTTAAGTAGGCGGTTGCTctcataagtatttttaatattttttaaaagtgagtTGCAAAAATTTCTATACCTCTTGTAAGTTAACGTTAATATTTCGTTACTAGGattttttcttgatttttgaTGTAGTTTGTCACGATGCTTTACACATCTTAGTAGACCTGCAGTCATCCAAGGCCTCTTGATCCTTTTACGATTTGGGATGGTTAAAGTTTTCGTATTTGCTTTAATTACAGTGTCAAGCGCAGTCAGAAGAAATGCTGTTGCCTCATTGGGATCAgtcattttatatacaagGCTTAGATTTAAGTTCTTCATAGCATCGTCCAAAGACGGGTAATCAATCTTTTTCAGAGATGAGTATTTGTCAGTCATAGTGCTACGTTCAAGTTTCAGAATTAAAGTGTCGTGATCCGTGACTGAGGTTTCAGCAACATAACAAAAGACGCGATAAGAACATTTTAGTATTACATGGTCAAGACAAGTCCTGCCATGAGTTGGAAATATGTGGGCTGGCAATAAACCGTGAGAAGCCAACATATTCAAATACGTTGAAGAATTAACATCCTTATTGTTAtccaatatatcaatattgataTCACCTATCAGAACTTTATGTGGACTACTAATCTCAGAAAGAAGTTTGTCAAGAGATACCAAAAACCGTTGAACATCTTTGTAACCAGGTGGTCTATATACTGCAATTAGTGTTACATTATCCTCAAGGTTAATCAGTAAACAGTTGGCATCACAAAGGTCAGGCTCGGATATAACtaatttcaaatgttttttgtaaaatactaCAACTCCTTCATTCTGTGTGAAGTTTTTCTCGGTTAGAGCAGAGTTGTATCCCTCAAGAGATGGTAAGTTACGATTATTATGCAGCCAACATTCCGTTAAGATTATTAAGTCCCAATCAGTCCTGGATCTAAACAATAAGGTTTGAAAATCAGAAAAGTTACGATTTATACTACGAATGTTTTGATGGATAATTTTTAGACACTTATTCGGGCAGTTCATAAGTCTCTGGCAGTCCTCTATGTCACAAAGAGAAGATTGTGCAACATCAAGTTTAtcgatatcatttataattgcattagttttatcgaattttatttattgagtccGCAACTATGGTAAGACAAAAAGGCACGCGGCACAGCACAACCCTACGAGGATTCCACAATCCCGGGGACAACGCCACACAAATGAGACCAACacaatacacatacacacGGCACGAAAACAGACTGAGATTGTTGTTAACAGTTACATTCTTTCTATGAGTACACTTTGTATAAATTGAGTGCAAGTGATGTATAATTTCAGTGAGTGTGTGAATATAGGTTAAAATAAGTGTAAGAGCAAATACAAATTCAAACGAAAATACATTATAGACTAAACGAGAACTTAACATGAAAAAATTGACTaaggtaattttattactagcaAGACTAAAGTAaatcaatagaaataaataacaatatacagTTAATTGGCAATATAGGTTAATGAGAAAGTTACATGCAATGAGTCATGATTCCTTTGCCAGCTGAGATAAGCATTTTTCTGATTGGATTAAAATCGGTCTACCAGTCGAATCCTTACGCAAAAGTATTCTTCCATTTGAATGCCAGCACGAGTAGTTATGTTTCTTGGCAAATTGACGGGTTTCAAACATAAGTTTTCTTTGAGATGGACTTAGATGTTCGTCAATGTAAAGTGGAGTCTTTATTCCTGGCAAACCGATAGTATGAGTATTGAGCTTCTCAGAAACCGGCCTTCCTTTGTTAAAGTTTCGCAGCTTAgtcaataaatcatttttagcATTAACACTCGTAAATTCAACAACAACAGATCTTGATACTCCTGGTCTACCCGGCAGCCGATACAAGTCACGTACAACACTCCTATTTATATCGACATCCACAGCTTTGCCGATGACAGAAAGGGTCGAGAGTAAGTTGTCAAACTTTTCGTTTTCAGAAATCGGGATATTGCGAATCTCCAGAGTTGCATCTCTTGTACGAAACTGTATATCCTGGATATGCGATTCTAAGTTTTTTAtggcatttttattatttttttggttagTTTCAATTTCCTTTACTCTGTCATTGGTCTCCTCCTGaaacttgttaataaattctattccTTTTTCTATTTCTGAGTTAGACTTCTTTATTTCCtggaattcagtttttatattggataattcagaaaataatttgtttaaggtGTCATTTAGAGTGGACTTCCATTCACGTAGGTTTCGTTCTTGATCCTCTCTCCATTCAGAAAGCATTTTCAGGACATCCGCTCTTAAGTCGCTACTTTCGGAACTAGAATGAGCATTCGGGGAAGAGGTCTCCATTCGTTGTCGCTTGGAGCGCGTTGTTATATTGGTGTCACCCTTGGCAATACAGCCCGCACTCGTCATCGGAGACTTCGAAAGATCAGACTCCGATCGGGAACAAGACATCACAGAAGTGTTACGAGGGGGTGAGCGTTGGATATTGGGCATATCTTCAATGAACCCAGAGTTCAATATCGCAAAGCAACAATAGACAATCGCACCAGTTGATCGTAGCAGGTATAACAGCTTTGTAGTACCGTAGCAAATCACAAGCGTCGTAGTCTAACTTACGTCATTAGCCGAATGTGATGTAGAATTTCGACTCGCCGGCACTCAACCGTTTGGTGTAATGGCAAACAACAGCGCCCACTTCACAGCTTATCCAAGAAGAGGCACGGGTTCAAAACCACAAAAGTCCAAATAGttcaatttagtattttaatttaagattttaaatttaaatttctcacAAAACTCAACACAGTGGACACGTCCAAGCGCTTCCGCGGTCCGGAGGGGAGaggaataaataattcaaagaaatactaattattttattaatctctTAGTAATTACTAAGAGAGAGAAAAAGAagccaatttaaaaatatgtacagagtaatttaaaataacaaagtaaattaacaaaattaacaatttttaaatacctgCCAACAATGTGCTGATAAGGTAGTGAACCGGATTTGATAAAACATAACTGTCCTATAGTGAAAAGGTGATTGTGGAGCAAATGTGTTCATAAAAGCATTGCTTGATTTACAATGTGCAGTGTTGCGAAGCATtaattatatcaatatttataatttaaaaaatattagtaaactattctatttataaattatataagagCAAACGTTTACGCTTCATTGGTTAAATGACGTAACTTtttgtaacaataaattaaccaGTCTTAATCTAGTTTCCAACTAAGGTATCACGTAAATAAGGAATGCTAATGAAACAGGAAAcaattcttaatatttattacaaataaatatttacattggTCATATTTACAGCTGTAACAAAAACAagttataacataaaaaatgtgctaaaagaaACCATATTGTTTATGGCAGTTGACAAtgcttatataaataaattaaactaacaaGAATAGACGTAATAGTGTGGTAACAAAGCGAAGCTGAAATCTTATCTAtccttaaaacaaatatcacaAACGTCACGAAAGCGGGGCTgccagaaaaaaaaacaaaaatcaaaaattgtgAACCACAGATTACCTATGTGTACACAAAGAAACGAAAACTAGACTACATAACTGATATAATGAAATCATTAATTgatatatgtacaaaaaacatagaatttaatattttatgttttacatagCATTTTTATTACGACTGGCAGTCCCGCACGAaagtaacaaacaaaaaatgctttcaaactatataaattaactattGGTCCGATTATGATACACTAAGCTGTCAAATGACACCAAAAGTCCTTTGAcagtaaaaactttttttttagtaattcgGAATGATGGGTACATAATCGGTGTATTTACTATGTACATTTCCTATCGACCATATTGGTTACCTTGTGCGCCTGGTGGTTGGAAACCAAAACCAGAAGCTCCAGGTACAACGCCGCTAGTCTGAGATGGGTCACCGGGTGGAGATGGAGGGAAGACCACGGGTCCTGAAAAAGGAGATTCTTATTAATACCAAATGCATGCTTAGTAAATAAACGATCGATAACCTGGAACGTTTTTCTTTCTTCTGACTCTGAACTCATGTTCACGGTGAATCAAAGTAAATATGACACCATGCCTTACACCTAAACATAATCTTGTCTATCaagaaaaataactaaataaaacagaaaatgTGATGGAGACCACCCATACGGGGCGCGTCACTGAATGATTTAAGATAGTTATGTTAAATTAACCTCTAAATAACGAGTTTATGAActattagacatagacataacatttattactatgaaaatacacacatacagaaacacacaaaataacaataatcaaaaaaatataaaaaaacaatgaaagataacttttttttttttaaagagtaAGGTACGTTTTCACGTGATTCGTatgtgctgtggttgtaattggccgactattccacagcgctggtcattctgccagagactacagcagctagtttgcacctcagtcgcaaaaaaagcaaaataaaaagttagcagtgtaagtattgaagtcttgtgtaaaattataatgtaaataaaaaaaagaataattgttaagaaatagacaaataaatatttttgggcggattaaaaagtaaattacgAGGGATTTTTGTAGAGTAACTAGATGTTCTTAATATGTAACTGCatcgaaaatttgattttattaaggcaaggcaagaaggtgatcagccttctgtgcctgacccACGCCGTCggctttttggatctaaggcatgccgctttcctgacgatgttttccttcaccgtacaagcaaatgttagatgcgcacatagacagatcGTCTATAAGTCCACAGCCGGAgttcgaacctatgacctccgcaggagagtcgcacgctgaagccattaaGCTAACACTACTCTTAtgatttatacataatatgtagcAAGGACTTAGATTATATATCACAAAAACGAATAGAATCCATGAAATTATTCAGAAATATCAACAATCTACAAAATACACGTAAATGTTAATCATGTTACGTGATTATTTACGATGctatataagtataaaaaatgttaatattatatttttgcaaTGAAAACCTTCAAATAGTGATAAAACCTGTTTAATCGCTTCAAAATACACGTTTAAAGCCgcattttattgtgaaaatagATTGTATTTTGCAACTTTTTATCAATAAGTTGAATGTTATTTcagaaaaacttttttaaatttacttatgtTATGTTGTTTTCTCGTTCTTTTCCACCATCACTTTGCATACATTaagtctaataaaataaataactaattcCGAAATTACTAAGTGTCAAAATAACTGCTGTACCTACGCCTGTATcctaaactcaaactcaaactcaaaacaaCACAGTTAACGTTTACCTGTCTTAAACAATTTCCATGAGTTTTGTCTTGTTTCAATGGAATATTTAAGGTTTATAAAGAAGTTCATCGCCTTCGAAAAATGACCGGCTTGAAGGTTACAATGCTCATTAAAGAAAAGTTGACGAACAATATGCAAATTCAATCAGCATCTAGGCTTTGtagtattattgtttttgtaatatcaCAAACGTTTTAAAAGTTACTTGACATTCTAACAtgttcatttataatttaatttcaggCTTATCTTATTGCGCTTCCGCTAGAAGTTATCTTCATAGTGGATCGCCGGTACGAAACCAAAACCGCGAAGGGTCGATTACATGccatgtttaattattttaacaaaagcaTACTGTTACGAAAATGCCTGTTGTCTAATTTGTATCGCAATATTTGAATTACTAACATCAGACAATGTCATAATGTTAATTACGATACATACACTTTTCAATGTTATTATTCACAAGATGGCGCCCAAGTTCTATAATCTATTGAATACATATGTCATCATTCAATTTTGGCGCCATTGACACACcgattgttatatttttcacTAACATGCCCGCGACTTCGTCTGTgcaggattaaaataatatttgtccaaATGATGTAGCGTGACGGACATACATTATCTACTTTACCAATAGCCATAAAAGTATCTATTAATTTAGGAATCGATTTATTACTACCAAATTTGCATTAGAagtaaattatcaatttttttgtagttatGGATCACTATTTTGGCAATAATggctgtaaataatattatgtgtacataagacatagataTATACTATGGCGGTCTTTTTTGTAGAACTATTTACGATAAACATTTACATCATACTTTACATATTtgtaactctagcggttttcgcagcgcacgccagCATAGCTCGgagatggtagatttttttgctacttacttgatattttggaaaattcgcacaatatctttataaattgtagtctgtgttattctgatgtacgagctatattattgtaaagtttaattaaaatcctttcagtagtttttacgtaaaagagtaataaaaatccatCCGTAACTccaaactttcgcgtttataatattagtaggatttGCATCAATTCCATACATTGgaataggtatataaattcGATAAAATGATGAAACCTTCAAACATATTAACAATGACTCAGTATGCAACAACTATTATAAAACTGCACTATCTAATGAGAGTTAAACGTGACCttcgtttaattttaattgactaTCAGTCATATAACCTTCAGCATTCACAAACAAAAGAATTTTTACAaactatgtaatatgtattgaCTAATATCCAATAACTTTCATTGGCCTTAAAATACCTTACAAGTACGAACGACAAATTGTGCACAACTATATCATTTGTACTATAATTATAGGATTGAATAACTTAAGCAATTTCCCGTTTCGTTATAGACTCATAAAAATGCTGCAATTTTGTATTTGGATTTTACCAATCgtattatattagtttaggAGCCGTGTTACCCTTCAACGTGTTaccctcatccctgaggtcgtaggttcgaaccacggctgtgcaccaatgaactttctgtctatgtgcgcatttaacactcgctcgtacggcgaagaaaaacatcgtgaggacacCTTACACCCCAAAAATCGACTATGTCAGGCCTAAAAGGCTGATCTCATACTTGCAGATTAGAAAAAAAGCATATGACaaaacagaaatctaaggccagACCTGAGAGGTTGCAGCGccactagttttttttatttaaaatagatacttcttatattaaaaggtagcatttaatattatataggtCAGGTAACTCTTCACAGATATATTTACTCTGATCATGCGCAACTAACACATGACAGAACTAATTAAAGTTGAGAGATCATGGAAGTGTCCAACTACGCACGGCTggacatttgttttataatatatattctatatgttCATAAAGGATAACGTAGGATTCTAATGGTgacagaatttttaaaatgttcagTTTTGTAGCCTCAATGcaaacaaacaattaaatctttcctcttaataatattagtgtagataaCCACAGCCATTTGCAAAGTAGAATCTAAAGAATTCTAAATGTTTTTTactcaaattaataaataatatcgtatataatatattaatatataatataatatattatatataatatatttcaaagagtaaatgtaaatagaaTCTAAGTATAAGATGTTTAATTTTCCCTCGAGGTAATCGATACGcttgtttatttctttttcgATTTTGTTTTCCTAAGCGTCTAGTCAACCATAGACCATAGACCTTGTTTACCAACGACAAATTATAGACAATATGCACAGACTAAATGAGATGTTACACGGCAACATAATGGTTATGTAGGCGTAATGAACCACTTTTGGGCTCaaggataataataatttgtttttaagtagTGGTcgtttaatacaattttaatggtagtttataaaaacaataaaccaGTACATTATAAATAGCAGGTATGTCTTTGTATTTTTCACTGACCATTTTtataacagaatgaagttcaGAATTAAGTTCATGTAAAACCAAGtcatatgttttttgttttactggGAACTAAACGAccatatattaataaacgtAGGACTGACTTAGgttctatttattactaacccattaaattattcgtCATAGCTACGATATTTTTGTGAAGAACCTGtcaatttaacaaattaaacagcgaaaaaaaattaaatttatatttaaaagtaaattatataattggtaagaattaattaaagtcaTTAATAACGAATGTACAATTACATCAAGGTCGTCACAGTTCCTTGAAGACTATTGCCAATAaagatatgttttatattctgcttttaaaatataacttagtGTAAGTGAAAAcgatttaaatgattattgtatgtaattgttttgatttcaaaataatcatgtatttatctaatatataaaattctcgtgtcgcggtgtttgtggttaaactcctccgaaacggcttacccgattctcatgaaatgttgtgtgcatattgggtaggtctgagaatcggacaacatctatttttcaaccccctaaatgttaagggtaatccacccctaaattattattttttaatttttagatttttttttaatgatacagcattaaaaaatacatacaacccctactttcacccctcttcaatcaacccctatttttttattataaatgatatacatggcaaaacgacgtttgcccggtcagctagtatacgATATAGTTCAACAttgaacttatttattttgttaaagataataagTTGACAGCAGTCCAAAGAGAATATTCCAAATGAAATTGGTGAATCTCACGTAAAGGTCCTTGGTCTAATATGGTACCTGTATACTAAACCAATATTTATGCCAGTCATTAATTAGAATAGATAGATCAACTGTGGCCCCTAtcaaaaagggtgcgtgtacatatgtacgcgcgtaagaagttatacttctttggcattattaataatacatacggatagttaacctcaattgtattgaagtacttaggaaggttgatgagcacagttttttacaaatattttctaatattaattagtattgacttaaatattcaatttaaatcatttctgattctaattcagacgcacatttaaaattcgcacttgtataatgaaaacaaaatgaaaacacgtgttttaaatgtagaaactcaaagcatgtggataaatattataaatataaatacacagtgaaatgaattctgttaattttgtgtcacggtgcgcgcgcatcgtaaaatttcactctcatcaatttttcaaaacgcgcctaaagaagtataacttcaaaaacgatGCGAGCGTttaaaaacacatacaaaGTCTAAGAAAAAACACGCAAAAAgacttaacttaaataaaaatttattgttataaagagATCTTTATcaggttttaattaattgtaattgttaCAAAGCCTTTTACGAAAGGCGGCAATctgcatttaaaataatataaaatatctaaaagcCTACTCAAACATTCATCATAAACAAACCTATAACGCCCTTCGTTACTTATGATTACAAAATGACATTGAAGTCACGTGGTCACGTGATACCGCAATTAAAGTTACTTTTAACAATTAAGGTGATGTTATCttgaactttattgtgaaaccTCTTAAACATTAATGGTATGTTATCTTTATCTatggttgtatgtatttgttaaaCGTATAATACTGTGTATGTCGCGAGATCAAATCTATGATAGATGCAATCTTACTACAAACgtaaaaacagtttttgttGTAATTATCTCaagaataaaaactaataagaCTCCCTACATTCTTATATGAGgcttggcctcagattgcaactttatttttttacataaaaacttaatagCAAGTGATCACTCTTCTGCGCCAAGTACAGACATTCAGACCGATGTCTCAGACATATTGGAGTCCCCACAAGctgttaattacaaaatattaattgtcaataagaaaaaaatagacATTAAGTTTTAGTAAAATGTTGTCATAAAAgcttatcaaattaaataataatattggaGTGTAATTCTGTTTTGAACACTTGTTAAACCACAATATTTGCTTGGCGAAGCATGAATTTGTCTTTATGCCCTTAGCACCCTACCCTTGTcaataactttatattttggtattaattataacttagGCTACGAGTATAATCCGTTACCCGGGTCACCTTTAGTAcgaacaatttttattaacgaAGAATTGTAACAAATtctttactaatattaaaataaaattgttactgaaaacatatttaatattgaccaacatttatttttattgtgtactagtcgtatttgtaattaaacgaAATCACGAACATCATGCGTATAGGAAACTTccttttatataaagtatatcgatattttatgaaatactgAGAATGCATCATATACCAaatcaatataatatctatgCGTTCGAGGAACAATTTGGCGCTTAGAGGCctctttattaaatgtaaacaatattttctcaggaatttgatttaaatatccTGATTATTTTTGGTATGATTGAGATGTCTTTTTTAACAAaggtataaaaatatgcaGAATAtgatagttaataataataataattcaatggCGCTAGAACCCCAGATTGCATccatttaaatcaattttattccATAGACAATGGACAAGGTGAACAGCCTTCTGTTTGACACATGTCGATTTTTGGATTTGAAACATGCCATTTTGGATGAGGAaacctcacgatgttttccttcaccgtatgagCGAGTGTTTTATGCGCAGATATACATAAACTCCAATGAGGTGGAGAAAGTCAAAGGTGCACGGCCGGGGATaaaacctacgacttcagggatgagaattgCAACCCAAAGCCTTAAGGCCAATACTGCTTTTATAAGGTAAAAGACGAAATATGAttgttaagtaaaatatatcttaaaaatGCTTAGTAAAGAATTCGATGTCAAAATcatcgtttttttatgttcttaatgataaaatatatccaCATTTTGaagatttatacaatattttttatgatttttctcAGTTCATAAACAGTGaaaatttatatgataatttttatacctattcaaatttaatgattattatttacatattttcaattaaaatataataagatttaCAATTAACGTAAAACTACATTTGGTAGACACACGTCAATTGCACATAGGAAgtgtattttctaattaaaaaggATTCCTTGTAAACAGTGCGCGCAGTGTTGAAAGCATTTTGCAACGCTGTGTTGCAATGTGGGCTCATTGTCTTGTGGTCAATTCGAGTTAGGCTATTAGCAAAGGCATAAACACATTTCCGGTTCACGTAacaatttatttgaacatttgtaatttattgatattttaatatatatattactagcagaccggccaagcgttgctgtggctaaggtttttgttataatattacatagtagtagactattcaaaggaaacggCAGGAAACAACAGTCATGGCATCagctatgccattaaattgtagcttatgtgaaactcAACACAGCGCTAGAATTGTGCAAGAattgtgtcaaataataaacaaataatctgcaataaaattacattgcggatataaattgagatgtaagctaagcttttaagttggatcaaactacacacggtgtgcaaatttgattgatatcggttcggtagtttaggagtccatagcggacaaacaaagtgacacgtaatttaatatatatatattaagatatattacatgtaaaatatatctaacTATTACGTTTActcgttaaatattaaacccCAAATATCAACGATCTATGTCAGGTACAGTTGAGgcttaaacatatttaaaattataatgtatttacttTGTGTAATTTGTCATTCAGTACAAAGGATTTAGGTAAAACTTAGCTAaactaatgtttataaaagtatatttataacttataaatatactgtataatgatatgtacgatacaaataatataagaatcgAAATCGACTGGACCGATCCCAAATATTCTTTCACCAGCTACTACATGatgtttctaaatattttcaatgtcCAGTCGTTCGTTCGCGTCATGAAAACATTCTTCTTAATATTGTACATAAAATACAGCtggacatttttatttaaataatacataccaGTATTCGCTCTGGGATCCCTCGCTGAAAGACCAGTGAAGCCACCACCGAAGCTACCGAGGTAACCGTTACCGAAACCAAAGTTATACTGCGCTGATGTTAACGCGAGGCACCCGCATAGTACTAAGACCTGAAACAatagagaaaaaaataatgttcaaccttttatttataatctttgatctagattttaaattaaaatgttgcaAGTCTTGAAAAACTCATTACAATGAA is a genomic window of Pieris napi chromosome 13, ilPieNapi1.2, whole genome shotgun sequence containing:
- the LOC125055124 gene encoding uncharacterized protein LOC125055124, with product MNSYVKIVLVLCGCLALTSAQYNFGFGNGYLGSFGGGFTGLSARDPRANTGPVVFPPSPPGDPSQTSGVVPGASGFGFQPPGAQGPAFPRYYYSRYFLR